The region GGCCCGCCGGTGCTCCCCGCGGTCCACCGAGCGCCGCGGCGCCTCCTCCCGGACCCGCTTGCGCGCCCGGGAGGCAAGCTGCCGTACGGACTCCGGGCTGCGGCCCACGACCTCGGCGATCTCGGGGAACGGCACCGAGAAGACATCGTGCAGGATGAACGCGGTCCGCTCCGCCGGGGTCAGCCGCTCCAGCACGGTGAGCAGCGCCAGCCCCACCGACTCGTCGAGCGTCACCCGGTCCTCAGGACCGGCGGTCGCCACCACCGGCTCGGGCAGCCAGGGGCCGATGTACGCCTCGCGCCGCACCCGCGCGGAACCCAGCAGGTCGTAGCAGATCCGGCTGATGACGGTGGTCAGATACGCGCGGGGGTCGGCGACCTCGTCCACGGGCAGCGCCTGCCAGCGCAGCCAGGTCTCCTGCACCGCGTCATCGGCGTCGGCGACCGAGCCGGTGATGCGATAGGCGACGGCCCACAGCCGGTCGCGCTGCTGTTCGAAGTCGGTCAGCTCTGCCATGTCCTGATCCTCTCGTCGGCCTGAGAGGGAGGACGAGATGGCGGCCGGAAGTGTGACAGACAGCCGCCTCCCGGGTGCGGCGGCGGTCTCCCCGGTGAGGCGGCGGCCTCGCGGGCGGTCCGGGCCCCTTCCGGTGGAGCGGTTGTGATCTTCCCGGCGGGGCGGGGCTGGCGCGGCGGCAAGGGCAGGCGTAAGCAGTAGATGTGCACATGCGGCAAGGTCACTCGGATCTGCGCCGGCCAAGGTGGCGTACCCGCGTCTTGGTCGTGATCCCCCTGCTGCTCATCGGCCTGATCACGCTCGGCGATGAGCTGACCCCGGCGAGCATCCGGCTCAGCCCGCTGCTGATCGCGGCCCCCGCCATGACCGCCTCGTTCGCCGGCCCCCTGCTCACCGCGTGCGTCGGGCTCCTGGCCGTGGCCGGACAGATTGCGTCGAACGCCTCGGACGGCGTCCTCGGCCGTCCCGGCCCCCAGGCCGAGGTGGTCACCCTGGCCCTGGTCTCGGCGCTGATCGTGCTGTTCCGCGCGGTCCTCGACCGGCATATGCGCGAGCTGAACCGGGTGCGGGCGGTGGCCGATGTGGCGCAGCGGGTCCTGTTGCGTCCGCTTCCCCTCCGGGTCGGACCGCTGCTGATCGCCTCGGTCTACCTCGCGGCCGAGCCGGGGGCGGAGATCGGCGGCGATCTGTACGCGGCGGCGCGCACCTCCAACACCACCCGCCTGATCATCGGCGATGTCCGGGGCAGCGGGCTGACCGCCGTCGCGGACGCCTCCCTGGTGCTCGGCGCCTTCCGTGCGATGGCCCACTGGCCCGTACCCCTGACCGATCTGGCGGCCCATTTGGACACCGCCCTGTCCGCCGAGCGGACCGAACCCCCCGACAAGGCGCCCGGGGCGGGGGAGTCGTTCGTCACCGCCGCCGTGCTGGAGATCCCCGACGACCAGCCGGTGGTCCGCCTCGTCAACTGCGGACATCCACCGCCGATCATGCTGTGTGACTCGGGTGTGAAGGCGCTGGAGGGCCATGCGCCCGCACTGC is a window of Streptomyces violaceusniger Tu 4113 DNA encoding:
- the sigJ gene encoding RNA polymerase sigma factor SigJ encodes the protein MAELTDFEQQRDRLWAVAYRITGSVADADDAVQETWLRWQALPVDEVADPRAYLTTVISRICYDLLGSARVRREAYIGPWLPEPVVATAGPEDRVTLDESVGLALLTVLERLTPAERTAFILHDVFSVPFPEIAEVVGRSPESVRQLASRARKRVREEAPRRSVDRGEHRRAVDAFLQAVLGGDMEGLLEILDPEVVWRSDGGGKVAAARVPVLGNEKVARFAQGLARGFDPATMVVHRCAVNDAPGLVIADRTAGQAVVFAFSVHQGLITEIDVVINPDKLRHLDLPNL
- a CDS encoding PP2C family protein-serine/threonine phosphatase translates to MRQGHSDLRRPRWRTRVLVVIPLLLIGLITLGDELTPASIRLSPLLIAAPAMTASFAGPLLTACVGLLAVAGQIASNASDGVLGRPGPQAEVVTLALVSALIVLFRAVLDRHMRELNRVRAVADVAQRVLLRPLPLRVGPLLIASVYLAAEPGAEIGGDLYAAARTSNTTRLIIGDVRGSGLTAVADASLVLGAFRAMAHWPVPLTDLAAHLDTALSAERTEPPDKAPGAGESFVTAAVLEIPDDQPVVRLVNCGHPPPIMLCDSGVKALEGHAPALPLGLGHLVAGRYHSEVFPFAEGDQLLLYTDGVIEARNSEGTFYPLAERLPGWNGAGPQHLVDRVHRDLLCHTGGHQGDDAALVVLERHGAEP